One region of Ascaphus truei isolate aAscTru1 chromosome 13, aAscTru1.hap1, whole genome shotgun sequence genomic DNA includes:
- the LOC142465163 gene encoding speedy protein 1-B-like, translating into MGTSGCSRRALQRHRTSGAQETEDPAEEDTMVNIHPPVTIEPAQRTAFYQLFEDDIIRAFLGMDSCLKISDKYLLAMVLAYFQRAGLRIEEYTRRNFFVALFLANDMEEDEHFKEQIYLWALGRTWYRQCWDFKRTRDMLWARMGYKARVTQSTCEQIMADNPSHWAWRRERKDHHGWAIRFYLRRPEEFCLRGPGNTPPQCPLCNIFEENARSSRQSQPARWEVIGNIVVPAGAALALHQHRGQ; encoded by the exons ATGGGGACATCAGGATGCAGCAGAAGAGCGCTTCAGCGTCATAGGACATCTGGAGCGCAGGAGACTGAAGATCCTGCAGAAGAGGACACCATGGTGAACATTCATCCTCCAGTCACCATTGAGCCGGCTCAGAGGACAGCATTCTACCAACTCTTTG AAGATGACATCATCCGGGCATTCCTGGGCATGGATAGTTGCTTGAAGATTTCGGATAAG TACCTGCTGGCCATGGTGCTGGCTTACTTCCAGCGTGCAGGACTGAGGATTGAAGAATATACCAGGAGGAACTTCTTTGTTGCCCT GTTTCTTGCTAACGATATGGAAGAAGATGAGCACTTCAAGGAGCAGATCTACCTCTGGGCTCTGGGACGTACATGGTATCGGCAATGCTGGGACTTCAAGAGGACAAGGGACATGTTGTGGGCGAGGATGGGCTATAAAGCCCGTGTGACCCAGTCCACATGCGAGCAG ATAATGGCAGACAACCCATCTCACTGGGCATGGAGACGAGAGAGGAAGGACCACCATGGCTGGGCCATCAGGTTTTATCTGCGGAGACCAGAGGAGTTCTGTCTCCGAGGCCCGGGTAACACCCCTCCACAatgccccctctgcaacatcttCGAAGAAAATGCCAGATCATCGCGACAAAGCCAACCGGCCCGGTGGGAAGTCATCGGGAATATTGTCGTTCCTGCTGGTGCAGCTCTAGCCCTGCACCAGCACCGAGGacagtaa